The Lepidochelys kempii isolate rLepKem1 chromosome 20, rLepKem1.hap2, whole genome shotgun sequence sequence cagccagccagtaaaacagaaggtttattggacaacaggaacacagtccaaaacagagcttgtgggtacaaccaggacccctcaatcacgtccttctgggggagcagggagcttagaccccagccctggggttccctgtgttcctctccccagccccaaactgaaactaaacccacccagcaggttccctgctgcagcccctgttcacattcctgggcagaggtgttacctccccctcccggctcaggtgacaggctctcaggtctcccctccccagggcacattcccaggtcaacactccccccctccctgctgagtcacatcgtcacacaaGGTGAGGCCAAGGATACCAGGTTAGAATTCTCCTCTCACAGGTGTCAGGGATGTTTGGTGAACACACAGGGCAGCCAGGGCCTTGCTTTTCAAAGTCTCCTCCAAAAGATCTAAACTGCTTGGAAGTCAGTTTATCTGCCGGGGAGAATGAGGGGCAGAGCCTACCCCGCTGGGATGTGAACCTGTGATTCCAGGGAGTCCAAGGTACTGCACACCTGATGTTTATTCCACTatgccccctccacacacacaactATGATACTTGTCTTTGTAGATTTCAATTCCTTTGAAGCAGGTTCCATGGAACTAGTGAGCGTTCCTACAGTGCTACTGTCTCCATACCCAGACATACCCCCTCAGTTACAGCCATGCATTCCCCAGAAACATACACATCAGCTGATTTTTCAGGAGGTTCTTCCTCTTTAGCAGGAGGCTCTGCCGGTTTCTGTTCTTCTTCCTGTAATTCAATTAGTTGAGAAAGGGGGTCAGGTTAATACTCCCGTCAAGTGAATGGAAGGAAGAGGCATTGGAGGGGGACACTCTCAATATTAATGGATTTTGATTGTTTAAAAACCATCTACTCAGAGCTCTAGGTGCTTGGAAACAAGTTTTTTCCACGCTACATACAGAATTCAAATGGAGACAATGTCCCCAGTCAGTGCATCCTTCTCCCCCTGAATCTCTGCACATCAGATCTGGCTTTCCCTTTCCACCCAGTCCCTGGGAACAGAGACAGGCTTTGCAACATCTGCTGAAGGTTAACAATCTCAGACTCTGGCAAACCAAGGAAAAAATTACTGGGAGCCCCATGTCACCAGACCTATCTCATTTTAAACCAGAGGGCTGTCAGCTACATTTCATCAGCTGCCCTAGTAACACCTGAGGAAAGAGTCTCTCTAAAGGTTAAGAGGCCCAAGAATGAACCTATTTACCCATTTTAATGTACTTTAAGATTCCTcctcatccaaaaaaaaaaaaaaaaaaaggctaaaattGCTGGGCTTTCTGCATTCTCACTGCTGGCCTCTCCCCTTAGAGTACTCAGAGGGCAGCACAAACTCTGCTTCCCCACAAGTCTGTGTAGCCTGGTCAATGAGCACCTCGCTGTGGGATAACGTCTGTTGCAAAAGCCTTGTTAGAATTTATTAGAGGGGGCTGAGGTCTAATCATCAGAGCCCAGGGCCAGACTGCTGACCTTCAGTAGCTATTGCAAAGCCTGTCTCTAGTTTTGGTTCTGAAACAGTGTTCCTTGGTAATcgaggcaagtcactttacctctacCTCACCTTTACCTCTACCTCATCTACCTCATGTAAAAACAGTGATAACACTACAGACACCCCTACTGTATGGAGGGTGCTGCGAGGATAGATACATTGGGAAACAGCTGAAAGCTTTACATAAAAGACTATACTTAGTGCTTACCCCATAATGTAGTCACTATACCTATCTGTAGTGATCAGAAAGTGTTAATTTAAATGCCTGAATTTTATATTCTGggcatttattttgaaaattatagggctgtcaagcaattgaaaatattaattgcaattaattgtgctgttaaacaatagaatactatttatataaatatttttggatgttttccacatgttctaatatattgattttaattacaacacaaaatacaaagtatacagtgctcactttgtatttatcttgtattataaatatttgcactgtaaaaataaaatagtatttttcaattcacttaatacaagtactgtagtgcaatctctttataagaaagttgaacttacaaatgtagaattatgtacaaaaaataactgcattcaataataaaacaatggaaaactttagagcctacaagtccactcactcctacttcttgttaaaccaatcgctcagacaaacaagtttgtttacatttgcagaagataatgctgcccacttcttgtttacagcatcacctgaaagtgagaacaggcattcacatggcactattgtagccggcattgccagatgcactaaaaattcatatgcctcttcatgcttcaaccaccattccagaggacatgcgtccatactgatgatggattctgctcgataacaatccaaaacagtgcagaccaatgcctattcattttcatcaggagagtcagatgccatcagcagaaggttgattttctttttcggtggttcaggttctgtagtttccgcatcagagtgttgctcttttaagacttctgaaagcatgctccacaccccatcccgatcagattttggaaggcacttcagattcttaaatcttgcgTCAGGTGCTGTAGttttctttagaaatctcacattggtaccttttttgcgttttgtcaaatctgcagtgaaagtgttcttaaaaatgaagatgtgctgagtcatcatccgagactgctataacacgaaatatatggcagaatgcaggtaaaacacagagcaggagacatacaattctcccccaaggagttcagtcacaaatttaattaacgcattatttaacaagcgtcatcagcatggaaatgtttagcatatctggcacataaataccgtaccttgcaatgccagctacaaaaatgcatgcgaacgtctgttctcactttcgggtgacattgtaaattagaagtggacagcattatctcccataaattaaacaaacttgtttctcttatcgactggctgaagaagaagtagaactgagtggatttgtaggcggtaaagttttacattttttgattttaagtgcagttatataacaaaaaaaaaaaaatctacatttgtaagttgcccTTTCATGATAAAGGGATTGCAATACAGTAcctgtgtgaggtgaattgacaaatactattttgtttatcatttttacaatgcaaatatttgtaataaaaataatataaagtgagtactgtatactttgtattctgtgttgcaattgaaagcaacatatttgaaaatgtagacaaacatccaaaatatttaatacatttcaatcagtattttattgtttaacagcgcaattaaaactgcgattaacgtgattaattttttttaatcgcaattaatttttttgagtgaaCGATGTAAGGGGCTAAGATTTACCCCGGCTTCTCCACACACTAATATTTTGGGACATGATTCTGCAACACTGAAGaccactcacatgagtaaagtctCATACATGTTTTCAGGATTAGAGCTTTTTTCCCCAACTGAATTTATAGTATTAATAGTAACGAAAATTCTATTGACACCAAAAACATAAAGTGCAATAACAAACAACTAAATCacaatgtatttaaaaacaaagacatgGGGCCAAATCTAGAGATTACATACAAAGATACAACTCTTTTGACTTCAGCAGATACACACCTGGATATGTCAGGTCCGAATTTAACCTAGATGTCATTGGCAAGTGATTTATTTGGCTCTACTTTTCCTCTAGACTTGCAGGCAAGGACCTTATTATTCATGCTAGGTCTTTTTATGAAGTCTTAGAGAGATTTCGTAAGTGTTAGGATGAATGATTTATTTTATGTATATCTATTTGTGGGTTAGATTTGTTTTGACAAGGCtaatacttaaaataaaaaatccacattttctgAGGACATAGGAAATGTGCTTCGGATGAGAACATTCTCAAGTTTACAGTATCCTACGTTCTCACAGCAAGGTAGCTGGCAAAGAGAGCACACACAACATGTATGATCCAAACCTAGCATTATGCTTCTTCATCTGAATATTTTTCTGCTTTAGGTACTTAAAATAAACCCACAAGGATATATATTCACACATAGATATTTATCTACTTAGTAGCAAGGAACATGACATTTGGGGGTAGATAAAAATACCTAAAGAGACTAGTTTTCCTAACACTAACTAGGCGCTTTTCTTAAGCACAATATTTTCTAGTTGATAACATCAGCTCTTCAGTGGTGAGGCCTAAAACTAACTCTGTTATTTCATACTTAGGGTTAGTATTAAAAGAGTCCAATTCTGTAATGTCAGCCATATACCACAATTATGCAGTCCCCAAGAAACCCCATTAGTAACAATGTCAAATACACTACAGTTCATTCACGGTGGAGTTCCCCACAATTGCGACAGTGGTTGACATGATATAGAGTAATTAACCCGTACATTGCCACCAGACTGGAAACTGCTCAAAGATCAGATGACGTCAGGCAAACTGACACACAGCTACACCTAAAATAGACTGACAGTATGATAATCTGCTCATAGTAATAGGATTTACCTCTGTTTCTTCTCCCAAAACATCTTCTTCATTTGCTTCTTCTTCAgctaaaagaatttttttaaaaatccacagaTTAGTGAGAGATTAATTCCTAGAAGGCTGATGTTCTCCACACTAATAAGTAAGTTAATGTTGTAAAGATTCTGTTCAGGGTCTTACATCAGGTCCATCACCACAATATGTAAGCATATATTCTAGGAATCATTTTGGAGAAGCTCTGTAGCCTGTGTTACACAAAATGTATACACAGACACTTCATAAACTTGGGGATTTTTAGGGGGTGGGAATTGGGAGCAAAGAAGAAAAGAATACACCTTGAATTACTCAATATTACAGTCACTCTCCATACATAGACTTGGATGGGAGCTCCACATGAGGAACACCTGAAGAATTAGGCCTATCACCAAGAAAATTCTGAGGACTGTCTCATTAGGGAGATTCTCAGAGGCTACAGCCACAGGACAGCTCTTATTGAAAGAATATCACAGCAAGCCCATGTAATGGGGACCGTTCACAACAGCTAGAATCCTATAAAAAGGAACCAATTAGGGAGAGTTCAAAATTCCTGTAAAAACAAAGAGGCCACAGCTGGGCCTTGAGTCGACCTTGCTAGAGGGACCCTCGATCTGCAACGCTTGCTCCAGCCCAGCACGTTACCCACCGTGTTCATCAAGGTAGGCCTGGAGTCTGTTTATGAGATCCTGTTTGTttcctttcacctccaggccacgGGCGAGACATTCTTGTTTCAGTTCAGCAAGCTGCGTACCAGAAGAGACTTCCCATTAGCATACTTAATTCATTCaagtttgcaaagaacaggaggAACACCACCAAAGCAAAAGGatcaaaacaagcaaacaataagCAGACCAGATAAACCATGGGCATTGgcactgacaaaaaaaaaagacattaagactagtggttagagttggggggggggggggaaacaaggagTCAATGACTGGGTTCTTTCCAGCTTTTTCATTGGTTCCCTTTGTGTAGCCTTGACATTTACTTTACCACTGACATCTAGGATTCCACAGAAAAATGTACTAGAAGGGAACAGTGCTGCACTAGAAGGGAGTCGGATAATCTACTGGAATGTCTTCATCACAATTTCTGtaattctctctgtgcctccatttctcccATTTGTAGACAGGCACTTCACAATACttggacaaaaaaagcttgagaaaGACATCATTATTATGAGGATCTGAATCTGTGCTATGCTCCCCCTGAGAACTGCTTTACATCCTGCAGATTCTGAGTTCCTCTGGGGACTGGAACAGAAACAGCTGCAGACATTACACTCCACATTgaacaaaagcagcagaaaaattACATCTCTCTAGCCATACTCCTTAAGTATAAACCTTCCTACACTCACCCCAAAATACCCAAGATATGAAGAACTTCAAATCATTACTTGCTACCATTAGTGTTATCGTAATAGTCAACTGAAAATTCTGAAGATAAGAGCATAGAGGAGATGATGCCTAGTGCCCAGGGACTGGGAGTCACAACTGCTGGGTTTTGAGAGGAGTGtgttctagtggttagagcaggaaacTGGGAGTCTGGAGTCCTTGAATCTACCCTCAACTGTGCCAGTGATTTATTGATGCCTTGGACAAGTCCATTCATCTCCCTCTGATCAGTTTCCCCCCAAatctaagaaataaaaatatttgcctCTCTGTTTAACTGTTTCAGAGACATTAAGATGAAAGGCCCTTCTGTATGACACCATAGTCATGTTACTGAAACCACAGAAGTCAGAAACAAAAGAGCCGTTAGATTATCCAGTCCATCTGCCTGGGCCCAATGCAAGATTATCCCCTAATGAGTTCTTTGTAGTGTTCTGTGCAGGCTAATTTTAAGAGTCCTAAATACAGGCTTCAATCGCAATCCTCACAAGATTATATTACAGTCAAACATCTTGCTGGCCAAGTTTCTTCCCCTGCAGAAATTTGACATTGCCTGTTTATTAGCATCACACAGGTCTGGTGATATGTCTTACTAAGACAAAGACGAGAAGATCCAGAACGTTGATTATTCTGGGTAGGCGAATATAGGTACCTGGTGTGCAATGATTGACGTTTAGCTACCCTGCAGTCCTCATTCTTTTGCTGCGGCGAAAGTAGCCTCAGTTAGGCGTTCTTCGAGCAGTGCCCGCGCTAGGGCGTGAAAGCCAGAGCGAGCACAGGCGAACAGGTGCGGGAGCTCACCACCACGAGCTGAAAGAGGCTCCACTTCCGAAGCCCACACCGCCTTGTGGAAGTCCCGTGCCAGCGACCGCATCTTCCCCCGGGCCCCGGCGGGCGGGGTTTCTCGGCCGCGGTAGCATTTGAGGTGGGCGCCCTGCCCCCGGGGTTGGAAGGCGACCTCCGGCCCCGGGTTGTGGGAGCGGCCCCCGATTTTCCTCCCACGGGACACCCAGCCGAAGCCCGCAGTTCGCACGCACTGGGGGGCAGGCCCAGTCCATGGCTGCAACCCCAGGCCTCGCCCGCTCTCCCCACGGCTCCGGCGGGGCCCCGAGCGGCGCAGGGAACGGAGGAATGACCCCGGGCTGGGGCACccgctgtgggggggggcagcgaAGCCCCCAGAAGCAgcccggggggaggggccgcAGCCCCCTGGGGTGCCCCCACTCGGGGCCGCTGGGAGGCGCCACGAGGACGGGAGCCCGCCCAGGAGCGCGGGGAGGCTCAGCCCGCAGGGAAGGGACGCGCACGTGCTGCCGGCGGGCGCGGGGGCGCCCGGCCTATCCCGCAGGCGGGGGGGGTCAGGCTGCCCTGCGGTGAGGGAGACCGGGCCCCTCGCCGCGCCCCCCTCCGTTACCTTCAGCTTGTGGAGCTCCACGGTCTCGGCCGCCATCTTGTCGCCTCCTCAGGTCGCTCCCGCCGGGCCCCGCCCGCCCCGCCAATGACCCGCGCTCTTCCTGAGCGGGCGCCCAACCCGCCCCTCAATATCGCGCCTTCCTACTGGCCCAGCGGCACCCGGCCCCGCCGCTTCCTATTGGTAGCCACGGAGGGAAGGGCGGGGACAGAGGTCAGCGACGACGACGGTGACCAATAGGTGCGCAGACGTCGGAGGCGGGCAGCCAATAGCGGGCGGCAACGGGGGAGGGGCGCAGGCAGCGGCACTTCCTGGAGacgagccgggggagctgtgtggaggTTCGGCGGCAGCCGCCGGGTGGGTGAGCGCCGGGGGGCCGTTAGCGGGGCCCGAGGGCTCTGAAGGGGGAGAGCGGCGCTCAGCGCCTGCCTGTAGGGGGCGGGGCACCTGGGGGTGGGCGGCAGGAAGCTAGGTAGGGGGCGGGGGcactgatgggggcggggcaaTGGTAGGGGCGgatggtgggggggcggggcaatgGTAGGGGCGgatggtgggggggcggggcaatgGTAGGGGCGgatggtgggggggcggggcaatgGTAAGGGGCGGGGCGGACGGTGGGGGCACTGATGGGGGCGGGGCGATCTGTGGGGGCGGGGCGATCTGTGGGGGGAcactgatgggggcggggcaaTGGTAGGGGCGGACGGTGGGGGCACTGATGGGGGCGGGGCGATCTGTGGGGGCGGGGCGATCTGTGGGGGGAcactgatgggggcggggcaaTGGTAGGGGCGGACGGTGGGGGGcactgatgggggcggggcaaTGGTAGGGGCGGACGGTGGGGGGCACTGATGGGGGCGGGGCGatctgtgggggcggggcggaCGGTGGGGGCGCACTGATGGGGGCGGGGCGATCGGTGGGGGCGGGGCGATCTGTGGGGGGAcactgatgggggcggggcaaTGGTAGGGGCGGACGGTGGGGGGcactgatgggggcggggcaaTGGTAGGGGCGGACGGTGGGGGGcactgatgggggcggggcaaTGGTAGGGGCGGACGGTGGGGGGcactgatgggggcggggcaaTGGTAGGGGCGGACGGTGGGGGcactgatgggggcggggcaaTGGTAGGGGCGGACGGTGGGGGGcactgatgggggcggggcaaTGGTAGGGGCGGACGGTGGGGGGcactgatgggggcggggcaaTGGTAGGGGCGGACGGTGGGGGGcactgatgggggcggggcaaTGGTAGGGGCGGACGGTGGGGGcactgatgggggcggggcaaTGGTAGGGGCGGACGGTGGGGGGCACTGATGGGGGCGGGGCGGCCGGGGGGCACTCACGGGGGCGGGGCAATGGTAGGGGCggatggtgggggggtggggcaatgGTAGGGGGCGGGGGCACTGGTGGGGAGCGTGGCAATGGTAGGGGCggatggtgggggggtggggcaatgGTAGGGGGTGGGGGCACTGGTGGGGAGCGTGGCAATGGTAAGGGGCGGGGCGGACGGTGGGGGCACTGATGGGGGCGGGGCGatctgtgggggcggggcggaCGGTGGGGGCGCACTGATGGGGGCGGGGCGATCGGTGGGGGCGGGGCGATCTGTGGGGGGAcactgatgggggcggggcaaTGGTACGGGCGGACGGTGGGGGGcactgatgggggcggggcaaTGGTAGGGGCGGACGGTGGGGGcactgatgggggcggggcaaTGGTAGGGGCGGACGGTGGGGGGcactgatgggggcggggcaaTGGTAGGGGCGGACGGTGGGGGGcactgatgggggcggggcaaTGGTAGGGGCGGACGGTGGGGGGCACTGATGGGGGGGGGTTGGCAATGGTAGGGGGCAGGGGCGCCTGTAGGGGGCAGCAAGGGTGAAAGCAGGGTCTAGTGGTTCCTGCAAGAAGCCAGTCCTGAGCCCCATTTCTGACAGGGAGGCAGTGCTCAAACCCCTATAGAGGTACTAGTGGCTAGAGCTctgctcaggagacctgggttctgttcccagctctgccattggcctgctcgGTGACCTTGAGCGAGTCATTTCctcgctccgtgcctcagtttccccatcagtagaATGGGGAGCatgatactgccctcctttgtaaagagctttgagatccactgatgaaaagtgcGATTTAAGGAGCAAGGTGGTGGCATTATTCTACTGGAAGGGGTGACGGGGCCATATAAGGGCTGAAAGGAGGAACAGGGGGAGGAAGACATATGGGATGCAGGATGAGCAGTAGGTACTGCGGGGGCAGGGCAGTATGGCCATAAAGATGGGGAGAAACTAAGATCTGAATTACAGAGCAAAAACAACTCATAGGGTCCCTGCACTTTCAGCTTTGCTTGTGGGGTTTCCAGAGTTACTAACAAGTACCGTACAGTGGATGAGAGTGGGGGGGtaaatggaggggaggggaggggagaaggctgggagtcaggatgcctgggttctattccccagccctgggcagggagtggggtctagtggctaAAGGAGGCAGCTATGCCTGGGTCCCACTTCTCGTTGCCGCTACCTCAGTTTGTGGCCATGGGCcggtcatttcccctctctgtgacTTGATGTTCTGCCCATAAGATGGGGATACAGAGACTTACCAACCAGTCCAGGGGCTGTGATGATTCAtgcattaatgtttttaaagcatCTGCGCATGGCAGAATCAGAAAACCTTGTCCTCTCAGATGAGTAATGTTTGACTCTTCTCCTACACCCATCTCTCTTTCAGGATGAATGTTGGGGTGGCCCACAGTGAGGTAAATCCCAACACCCGAGTGATGAACAGCCGTGGCATCTGGCTGGCCTACGTGATCTCGGTGGGAGTTCTCCATATCATTCTCCTCAGCATCCCGTTCTTCAGCATTCCAGTGGTCTGGACCCTCACTAATGTTATACACAACCTGGTGAGTCAAATCTCAGCCTCCCGACTCATTTTCCTGCCCTGCTAGAAAAAGCAGCGTTAGACTCGGCTCTTTGGGCCCTTGCCCACTGGGCCTGGAGGAGCTGGGATGAGGCCCAGTCCCTCCCTGCTGGGTCAGCACTCAGAGAGATGTAGCTAGAGGGTGCTGTATTTGGGAAAACTTAAGGTGATATAGGAAGTACTTTCCTGACTCCCACTGATGATCAGCTATGGCCTGGTGCACGACATTTCGTTATCCTTTTCCTATTTTAGGAGcaagaactcctgagttctgGTTCCAGCTGCCACtctcttaggcaagtcactttacctagGGAGAACTTACCTGCCCAGCCAGCCCTTTTCTAAAACCAGACGTGGTGTTTGACTCTGGCCTCCTgtaacaatgagttccacagctcaGCGGCCCTCTAGCTTTGTTTCCTCTCCAATCCCTGCCCCCCTCTTGTGTTGATGATACAACAGTAAAAGGACCGAGGCCCTCTCCTTACATCCTCCCTTCTCACCATGGAAATTGCAGGTTATGTACTGGTTTCTTCACACTGTGAAAGGAACCCCGTTTGAGACGCCAGACCAGGGCAAGGATCGCCTGCTCACGCACTGGGAACAGATAGACTATGGGACGCAGTGCACCTCCTCCCGCAAGTTCCTCAGCATCTCGCCAGTAGTTCTGTGAGTGTCCATTCCTGCTGCAGCAGGTCAGCTGTTGACCTGCCAGGACCTGCTTGCTCTGGAGGAGGCCTATGGTAGGAGTGCTCCAAAcctgcccagagctgcagctcccaggcatTCAGTGGGGCTCACTGCAGTTCCCTTCCTCTCGATACCCCTGCGTAGCC is a genomic window containing:
- the ORMDL2 gene encoding ORM1-like protein 2; this translates as MNVGVAHSEVNPNTRVMNSRGIWLAYVISVGVLHIILLSIPFFSIPVVWTLTNVIHNLVMYWFLHTVKGTPFETPDQGKDRLLTHWEQIDYGTQCTSSRKFLSISPVVLYLLTSFYTKYDPAHFIINTTSLLSVLLPKLPQFHGVRVFGINKY